In Bacteroidia bacterium, a genomic segment contains:
- a CDS encoding DUF5990 family protein has translation MKFELPLRILLIKPTPKVDFGLQKGSGKNYETVQIQQTVSGDLSFTCMVLFSGDKSTDEYPKTGGPFVHGPAGGKFIYINIGVSAGQTHSLWNRRLKIPLTGITWEMTDALLADSGRSIVTHVAGTGKDGSPNCATVKPFSGWEISS, from the coding sequence GTGAAGTTTGAATTGCCGCTCCGCATTTTGCTAATAAAACCTACACCTAAAGTGGACTTTGGTCTGCAAAAAGGTTCAGGTAAAAATTATGAGACCGTTCAGATACAACAAACGGTTTCAGGGGATTTGTCTTTTACCTGCATGGTTTTGTTTAGCGGGGACAAATCAACAGATGAATATCCTAAAACTGGCGGGCCATTTGTTCATGGGCCTGCCGGAGGGAAATTTATTTATATCAATATAGGCGTGAGTGCAGGCCAGACTCATTCTCTCTGGAACAGGAGATTAAAAATACCCTTAACCGGAATTACCTGGGAAATGACAGATGCGCTACTGGCAGATTCCGGACGAAGCATTGTTACCCATGTTGCCGGAACCGGAAAAGACGGTAGCCCCAATTGTGCGACTGTAAAGCCATTTTCCGGCTGGGAAATTTCGTCCTGA
- a CDS encoding ATP-binding protein, with protein MFSPEIDNKLQTKYVLQNKEVFIQLENYEFFHSPYSTDPEKEDTRFIGRKKLLDHLQMILENSKTKSGAYLITGFRGMGKTSLVRKVIKEVNARIGNNSNNKTVVNLKAIEISLAQDDLNETVVFRLICRHLLYDMEEIWKNAARSGLIPDNPKHFGSEKIDLSDSSEFSQVMKDLRELDERLSAQIRFRAGEKEDSDNTGKVSISRDSDKIYPIAGPKEIEWRLIRILENIEKIRGNYYIPDFIFIFDELDKIEPNSKLTISEKEAEDPTYDLPEVKSSTDKVRKRKETVAALLANLKNFLNKARSKFIFIGGREMYDAALADTADRDSFYSSIFHDVLYVDSFLKDGLSKQGSGLTRMTETYLCKLLIPSSYLENLKLVGTDGETHKSESEIYNLRIYFKYLSSGFMGDEKSNVHRTFNRKELYEIIYLLQNFIIYLTYRSNGTPKKLTDLFEDYIVPENESFLQNQYVQLIGVKKNDETQQKEPLYLHFTTSDQYVIGLTSVIFRPYIITHSRHQKIWGDKLLFSTAYIIDHIFKFHSFGFSWRNLELVPELITINKAPQLRTFIKELLQHYSNTFIRTTTGGLFHYKFFNKNANEIKCVSKISDLSAAAFNFTLDESLMIKRHYYKKLNELRKSYSNYIRYEGRSGFVHSIGFIHSILGDLHYYDQEYDEAIIQYSDAIQHLRTIDIKNLTEHQVILMITNKLKLGLTLEKIQSYESAFTVYREIIDKLPEFYEASSEQVEKAKMARALNQYMFGEDATDPEKNDFRGFRLFNQAFMAILGVLEKMRADGLTDFDLVEYEYSLKKFLGFEGEEVLLGREKPGRLGISDWEKMPELKNTLIANYYSNVGSLLFFKNKNLPATLIRFIEYDLKFRRMVRKSAAAGIDSDQFDIYHKYLSELGGLNEYDYNPSLSAYVYYRESQRWLLRRFERELAPIRKLIIENPDDRILFKGFLLNDKIPANPYLFDIFILLSDKVARPLNAYHANDLGNIFSKIGDALLTFISAKLNSPPSMEVLKKLFDGNVKERGKGDFPDKPPIQSWIEAYNLITKNTERFYSLDLVFFTYRLAAQFYLKASQIYSYAFQYKKVLYVLKDFLSGYRQAGDKDAAICFDPDFIEFIKDKIAVQIIKAITWENKTANRPQVLKYKDVFHLERELMPGDAQSIINNVSTGTETWETVMLVSDIQLKLTRISLDWEKENTPHTSDKLDLKLDYVRYSPYMSISSKFVKIMEHKYKADVNRLFLKEWKFEEMLRAFEKDKNKPDAGKSVQDYRSRVEIYLDENSVISIKEMTRKFSAVDIFKDKKPDVVDMLEYLITDSIYNLAELVHHLNLYGLNYMTSYSYLGYTHYKLATWCRFYRTILRIQDKKDEEKTIFKKLEKLLGRDFLYFLDIKYHYELSIQYFHSALQLHREGKAYRDVISGMYFLEDDFNDNLYHFCAGLERYKINTGSIRKMINKLKQKVERGTVNPDDEDTPSLFYKYDSYVNNGEWDDVEEDDDDDDDDDDEKDMEN; from the coding sequence ATGTTTTCTCCTGAAATTGACAACAAGCTGCAGACAAAATATGTCCTTCAGAACAAAGAAGTTTTTATTCAATTAGAGAATTATGAGTTTTTCCACAGTCCGTATTCCACTGATCCGGAAAAAGAGGATACCCGGTTTATTGGCAGGAAAAAACTACTCGACCATCTCCAAATGATTCTGGAAAACTCCAAAACCAAGTCAGGTGCATATCTGATCACCGGGTTTCGGGGGATGGGAAAAACCAGTTTGGTGCGAAAGGTGATAAAGGAGGTAAACGCGCGTATTGGGAATAATTCGAATAACAAAACAGTAGTAAATCTTAAGGCTATTGAAATCAGTCTTGCACAGGATGACCTGAATGAAACAGTTGTATTTCGATTGATATGCAGGCATTTGTTGTATGATATGGAAGAGATTTGGAAGAATGCAGCCCGGTCTGGATTGATTCCTGATAATCCTAAACATTTTGGTTCTGAGAAGATTGACCTGTCCGACAGCAGCGAATTTAGTCAGGTGATGAAAGACTTGCGGGAACTGGATGAAAGGTTATCTGCGCAAATCAGATTCCGGGCAGGAGAGAAAGAAGATTCTGATAATACAGGAAAAGTATCTATATCCAGAGATTCGGACAAAATATATCCCATTGCCGGGCCAAAAGAAATTGAGTGGAGATTGATCCGAATTCTTGAAAATATTGAAAAAATAAGGGGTAACTACTATATCCCCGATTTTATTTTCATATTCGATGAGCTCGACAAAATTGAGCCCAACTCCAAATTGACGATCAGTGAGAAGGAAGCAGAAGATCCCACCTATGACCTTCCCGAGGTAAAAAGCAGCACAGACAAAGTTCGTAAAAGGAAAGAAACTGTAGCTGCATTGTTGGCCAACTTGAAAAATTTCCTCAATAAAGCTCGCTCCAAATTCATTTTTATTGGTGGACGGGAAATGTATGATGCGGCGTTAGCGGATACTGCTGACCGAGATTCCTTTTATAGCAGCATTTTTCACGACGTATTATATGTGGATAGCTTTTTAAAGGATGGTTTAAGCAAACAGGGCTCCGGACTTACAAGAATGACAGAAACGTATTTGTGTAAGTTGTTGATTCCCAGTAGCTATCTGGAAAATTTGAAGCTGGTAGGTACTGACGGGGAAACCCATAAAAGCGAATCCGAGATATACAATCTCAGGATATATTTTAAGTATTTGTCAAGTGGCTTCATGGGCGATGAAAAATCAAACGTTCACCGAACTTTTAACCGTAAAGAACTGTACGAAATTATCTATCTGCTTCAGAACTTTATTATTTACCTCACTTATCGAAGCAACGGGACACCCAAAAAACTGACCGACCTTTTTGAGGATTATATTGTTCCGGAAAATGAAAGCTTCCTTCAGAATCAATATGTACAATTGATAGGCGTCAAAAAAAATGATGAGACCCAACAAAAAGAGCCTTTATATCTTCATTTTACCACTTCAGATCAATATGTGATTGGCCTTACGTCAGTCATTTTTCGCCCCTATATCATTACCCACAGCCGTCACCAGAAAATATGGGGAGACAAATTGCTGTTCTCTACAGCCTATATTATCGACCACATCTTTAAGTTTCATTCGTTTGGTTTTTCCTGGCGTAATCTGGAACTGGTTCCCGAGCTGATTACGATCAACAAAGCTCCTCAATTGCGGACCTTTATCAAGGAATTGCTACAACATTATTCCAATACCTTTATCCGTACCACAACCGGTGGTTTGTTTCATTACAAGTTTTTTAATAAGAATGCGAATGAAATCAAGTGTGTTTCAAAGATATCGGATCTGAGTGCAGCGGCATTTAATTTTACGCTGGATGAATCGCTGATGATCAAACGGCACTATTACAAAAAGCTGAACGAATTGCGGAAATCGTACAGCAATTATATCCGTTATGAGGGAAGAAGTGGTTTTGTTCATTCTATTGGATTTATTCACAGTATCCTCGGAGATCTTCATTATTATGATCAGGAATATGATGAGGCGATAATACAGTATTCGGATGCCATTCAGCATCTGCGTACCATTGATATCAAAAACCTGACAGAACATCAGGTAATATTGATGATTACCAATAAGTTGAAACTCGGTCTTACACTCGAAAAAATTCAGTCATACGAATCAGCTTTTACCGTTTATCGGGAAATAATCGACAAGCTACCTGAGTTTTATGAAGCCAGCTCTGAGCAAGTTGAGAAGGCAAAAATGGCACGGGCACTTAATCAATATATGTTTGGTGAGGATGCAACTGATCCAGAGAAAAATGATTTCCGGGGTTTTCGTCTATTCAACCAGGCTTTTATGGCTATACTGGGAGTTCTGGAGAAAATGCGTGCTGACGGACTTACAGATTTTGACTTGGTAGAATACGAATACTCCTTGAAAAAATTTCTGGGTTTTGAAGGGGAAGAAGTGCTTTTGGGTCGGGAGAAGCCAGGAAGATTGGGTATAAGTGATTGGGAAAAGATGCCTGAACTTAAGAATACCCTGATCGCAAACTACTACAGCAATGTTGGTAGTTTGCTATTCTTTAAAAACAAAAATCTGCCAGCCACTTTAATACGATTTATTGAATACGACTTGAAATTTCGTCGGATGGTACGAAAATCTGCGGCAGCAGGTATTGATTCGGATCAGTTTGATATTTATCATAAATATTTGTCTGAGCTTGGTGGGCTTAATGAATACGACTATAACCCATCTTTAAGTGCTTATGTATATTATCGGGAGAGTCAAAGATGGCTATTGCGGAGGTTTGAGAGAGAGTTAGCACCCATCCGGAAATTAATAATAGAAAACCCCGACGACAGAATCCTGTTTAAAGGGTTTTTGCTAAACGATAAAATTCCCGCCAACCCTTATTTATTTGATATTTTTATTCTTCTGTCAGATAAGGTTGCCCGGCCGCTAAATGCCTATCACGCCAATGATTTGGGAAATATATTTTCAAAAATCGGAGACGCGCTCCTGACTTTTATTTCTGCAAAGTTAAACAGCCCACCATCAATGGAAGTGTTGAAAAAACTTTTTGACGGAAATGTTAAGGAAAGGGGAAAAGGTGATTTTCCGGATAAACCACCGATCCAATCCTGGATAGAAGCATACAACCTGATTACTAAAAATACTGAGAGATTTTACAGTCTGGACCTGGTATTTTTTACCTATCGACTGGCTGCCCAGTTTTATCTCAAAGCCAGTCAGATTTATAGTTATGCCTTTCAGTATAAAAAAGTACTGTATGTACTGAAAGATTTTCTCTCCGGGTATAGGCAGGCAGGAGATAAAGATGCTGCTATTTGTTTTGATCCGGATTTTATAGAATTTATTAAAGACAAGATTGCCGTGCAGATCATCAAGGCAATCACCTGGGAGAATAAAACAGCAAACCGGCCTCAGGTTTTGAAATACAAGGATGTCTTTCATTTGGAAAGAGAATTGATGCCAGGGGATGCCCAATCCATCATCAATAATGTCTCTACAGGTACGGAGACCTGGGAAACCGTCATGCTGGTAAGCGACATTCAGTTAAAACTCACCCGCATTAGTCTTGATTGGGAAAAAGAGAATACACCTCATACCTCTGATAAACTGGATTTGAAGCTGGATTATGTTCGGTATTCCCCTTATATGTCGATCAGTTCAAAATTTGTAAAAATTATGGAACATAAGTATAAGGCCGATGTAAACCGGCTGTTTTTGAAGGAATGGAAATTTGAAGAGATGCTGAGGGCATTTGAAAAAGATAAAAATAAGCCAGACGCTGGCAAATCTGTTCAAGACTATCGATCAAGAGTTGAAATATATCTGGATGAAAACAGTGTGATCTCTATAAAAGAGATGACCAGGAAATTTAGTGCTGTTGACATATTTAAAGACAAAAAGCCAGATGTTGTGGATATGTTGGAGTATCTGATTACTGATTCAATTTATAATTTGGCGGAACTGGTACACCACTTGAATCTCTACGGACTGAATTACATGACAAGTTATTCATATCTGGGTTATACCCATTATAAGTTGGCGACCTGGTGCAGGTTTTACCGAACCATATTGCGCATTCAGGACAAAAAGGATGAAGAAAAAACTATTTTTAAGAAGCTGGAAAAATTGCTTGGGCGCGATTTTTTATATTTCCTGGATATCAAATATCATTACGAACTTTCCATACAGTATTTTCACTCTGCGCTTCAATTACATCGCGAGGGGAAAGCCTACAGGGATGTAATTTCAGGAATGTATTTTCTGGAAGATGATTTTAACGATAATCTGTATCATTTTTGTGCCGGGTTGGAACGATATAAGATTAACACAGGTTCGATCCGGAAAATGATCAACAAATTAAAACAAAAAGTTGAGAGAGGTACGGTTAATCCGGATGATGAAGACACGCCTTCCTTGTTTTACAAATATGATAGCTATGTGAATAATGGGGAATGGGATGATGTGGAGGAGGACGACGATGATGATGATGATGATGATGATGAGAAAGACATGGAAAACTAA
- a CDS encoding zinc-dependent metalloprotease → MGTATPPFHLGRTATHEVGHWLNLRHIWGDGGCSVDDFVADTPTSDAPNYGCPNGHISCSTLDMIENYMDYTDDACMDIFTVGQKARMQATLAPGGPRASLTSSNGCGSGGGGGGATCSDGIQNGNETGVDCGGSCAPCVVTSCDAPNVSASASRKKITLSWGSATGANSYKAYLGPVGGPYSSKTTTGTSTSFAGLSSGTTYEYYVESICSNGTAASPLQTTATTRVLPGTAAITVYPIPAQDYLVVEFSAVENDEVDVVMMDIVGKVVYKNHNVDVNDGYLEIDLNRFDSGVYFIKVRDGIDGEYMQKVVITK, encoded by the coding sequence ATTGGCACGGCGACTCCGCCTTTTCATCTCGGTCGCACTGCTACACATGAGGTGGGCCACTGGCTAAACCTTCGCCATATCTGGGGCGATGGAGGATGTAGCGTCGATGACTTTGTGGCCGATACGCCGACCTCAGATGCACCAAACTACGGATGTCCAAACGGACATATTTCATGCTCTACTCTCGATATGATCGAAAACTATATGGATTATACCGATGATGCCTGTATGGATATATTTACTGTCGGCCAAAAGGCGCGTATGCAAGCGACACTCGCTCCCGGCGGCCCTCGTGCAAGTCTTACTTCTTCCAATGGTTGTGGCTCTGGTGGCGGTGGCGGCGGTGCAACTTGTTCTGATGGAATTCAGAACGGCAATGAAACTGGTGTTGACTGCGGAGGGTCTTGTGCACCTTGTGTTGTTACCTCCTGCGATGCACCGAATGTAAGCGCCAGCGCTTCCAGAAAGAAAATTACGCTCTCATGGGGTTCTGCTACCGGGGCAAATAGTTATAAAGCCTATCTCGGCCCCGTAGGTGGTCCTTATTCGTCCAAAACCACAACCGGTACTTCGACTTCTTTTGCAGGACTATCCTCCGGAACGACCTATGAATATTATGTAGAATCGATCTGCAGCAATGGAACCGCAGCTTCTCCGCTTCAAACAACTGCAACTACCCGCGTATTGCCAGGAACAGCGGCTATCACTGTTTACCCGATTCCTGCACAGGATTATCTGGTAGTGGAATTCAGCGCCGTGGAAAATGACGAAGTAGATGTAGTCATGATGGACATAGTAGGAAAGGTTGTCTATAAAAACCATAATGTCGATGTCAATGATGGCTATCTTGAAATTGACCTCAACCGCTTTGACAGTGGCGTTTACTTCATCAAAGTCCGCGACGGAATCGATGGTGAGTATATGCAGAAAGTGGTAATTACAAAGTAG
- a CDS encoding DUF1835 domain-containing protein: MTYHILNGDSLARQIKQTSLAGHVIICRECLIEGDLKGNSFEELMHNRANYIASAFGDTADPYSQSVVPEFEKIIQISGPAEVCLWFEDDLFCQTNMWFVLSLLAYKPELSIFRIFPITLEGEDHWRGFGLSDSNRLEHAYNRKILFTEADLLLGQNLWHAFQQQDFETLSRLSSTPSECFRSLEDVCQAHIERFPPNGASSRPVLTVRAIIKSGITQFGPLFRVFSEKEGIYGFGDAQVKRFYDQEIGKSD, translated from the coding sequence ATGACCTACCATATCCTCAATGGAGATTCTCTCGCCAGGCAAATCAAACAAACATCTCTCGCTGGCCATGTTATCATCTGCCGTGAATGCCTCATTGAAGGTGATCTGAAAGGCAATTCCTTTGAAGAATTGATGCACAACCGGGCAAATTACATCGCCTCCGCTTTCGGGGATACCGCTGACCCATACTCCCAATCTGTAGTCCCTGAATTTGAAAAAATCATCCAAATCTCCGGCCCCGCTGAGGTGTGCCTCTGGTTTGAAGATGACCTGTTCTGTCAAACCAATATGTGGTTTGTGCTCTCTCTCTTAGCTTACAAACCTGAATTATCTATTTTCAGGATTTTCCCCATCACTCTCGAAGGGGAAGATCATTGGCGTGGTTTTGGACTGTCAGACTCTAACCGGCTTGAACATGCGTACAATAGGAAAATATTATTTACAGAAGCAGATCTCCTCCTGGGCCAAAATCTTTGGCACGCCTTTCAACAACAGGATTTCGAAACACTCTCCCGCCTTTCTTCAACCCCTTCGGAGTGTTTCCGCTCCTTAGAAGATGTTTGCCAGGCACATATAGAACGGTTCCCCCCAAATGGTGCGTCCAGCCGCCCGGTTCTCACAGTCAGAGCAATAATCAAAAGTGGTATCACGCAGTTTGGCCCGCTCTTCAGAGTGTTTTCAGAAAAGGAGGGAATTTATGGTTTCGGCGACGCTCAGGTTAAAAGGTTTTATGACCAGGAAATCGGAAAATCGGACTAA
- a CDS encoding peptidase — MTYCLGIKVKNGLVAIADTRITSGSETTTAKKISIHKKGNNNLFLMTSGLRSIRDKAVTYFEEILEEETPSYDKMYKVVNAFGEQLRRVAAEDKHALSESGLYFNLFAIVGGKLENDKEHKLYMLYPEGNWIEIGEATPFTIIGNSGYGKPILNRAITYESSIRFALKTGFLSFDSTRVSANDVGYPIDVVVYRSESGLMIERRFNEDVTGYIGDQWGQKLKDLIKEIPDDWTDELMSAGDLSTLQQQQQQQQ, encoded by the coding sequence ATGACCTACTGTTTGGGGATAAAAGTAAAAAATGGCTTAGTTGCAATCGCTGATACGCGTATTACTTCCGGCTCAGAAACGACCACCGCTAAAAAGATTTCTATTCACAAAAAGGGCAATAATAACCTTTTTCTAATGACTTCGGGCCTCCGCTCCATTCGCGATAAGGCGGTAACTTATTTTGAGGAAATTCTTGAAGAGGAAACACCCTCCTACGACAAAATGTATAAGGTCGTCAATGCATTTGGTGAACAACTACGCCGCGTGGCCGCGGAAGATAAACACGCGCTGAGTGAGTCTGGGCTGTATTTTAACTTGTTCGCTATCGTAGGTGGCAAACTGGAAAACGATAAAGAGCATAAATTGTATATGCTTTACCCGGAAGGCAACTGGATTGAAATCGGGGAGGCAACGCCATTTACGATTATCGGAAACTCGGGATATGGAAAACCGATCCTCAACCGGGCGATTACCTACGAATCTTCCATCCGATTTGCCCTGAAAACGGGGTTTCTCTCGTTTGACTCTACACGCGTCAGTGCCAATGATGTGGGGTATCCAATTGATGTCGTCGTCTATCGCTCCGAATCGGGCCTGATGATCGAACGGCGATTTAATGAAGATGTTACAGGTTATATCGGCGACCAATGGGGCCAAAAACTCAAAGATCTCATCAAAGAAATCCCGGATGACTGGACAGACGAACTCATGAGCGCCGGAGACCTCTCTACGCTGCAACAACAACAACAACAACAGCAGTAG
- a CDS encoding DUF4434 domain-containing protein — translation MIITGTFLDEISHDIPHQNWGEKEWEADFQAMKAAGINTVILIRSGYKRWITYPSSVLTAREGCYRPPVDLLDLYLRLSDRYEMDFYFGLYDSGKYWTTGQYAAEVDINRAVIDEVWEKYGHYRSWKGWYISQEVSRRVGSIIDTYALLGRHCKSVSGNLPTLISPYIDGKKAIMSYESNLTKSDAVSLAEHEKEWNEILSGLKDAVDIVAFQDGHVDFHELADYLRINKALADKHGLRSWTNAESFDRDMPIKFLPIKWEKLKLKLEAAKEAGVEKAITFEFSHFMSPNSAYPQAHHLYNRYMEWLKEI, via the coding sequence ATGATTATTACCGGAACATTCCTGGACGAGATTAGTCACGATATTCCTCATCAGAACTGGGGAGAAAAAGAGTGGGAAGCAGATTTTCAGGCCATGAAAGCTGCGGGTATCAATACGGTTATTCTTATTCGCAGTGGATATAAACGCTGGATCACCTACCCTTCCAGCGTTCTTACAGCCCGGGAAGGTTGTTATCGTCCGCCGGTTGATCTTTTAGATCTGTATCTGAGGCTGAGTGACAGATACGAGATGGATTTTTACTTTGGATTATATGATTCCGGGAAATACTGGACAACGGGTCAGTACGCGGCAGAGGTAGACATCAATCGGGCGGTGATAGATGAGGTATGGGAAAAGTACGGGCATTACCGTTCGTGGAAGGGGTGGTATATCTCTCAGGAGGTGAGTCGCCGGGTGGGGTCAATAATAGACACATACGCATTGCTTGGCCGGCATTGTAAATCCGTTTCAGGGAATTTACCCACTTTGATTTCGCCCTATATTGACGGGAAAAAGGCCATTATGTCATACGAGTCCAACCTGACCAAATCAGATGCAGTTTCGCTGGCAGAGCACGAAAAAGAGTGGAATGAGATATTATCAGGCCTAAAGGACGCCGTAGATATCGTAGCGTTTCAGGACGGTCACGTAGATTTTCACGAATTGGCAGACTATCTGCGCATCAATAAGGCCTTAGCTGACAAACACGGGTTGCGTTCATGGACGAATGCAGAGTCATTTGACCGTGATATGCCGATTAAATTTCTGCCGATCAAATGGGAAAAGTTGAAATTAAAGCTTGAAGCAGCAAAAGAAGCCGGCGTTGAGAAAGCGATAACCTTCGAATTTTCACATTTTATGAGTCCTAATTCTGCATATCCCCAGGCGCACCATCTTTACAACCGGTATATGGAGTGGTTGAAGGAAATATGA
- a CDS encoding T9SS type A sorting domain-containing protein: MKKFISTALQHSLTFIYFLSFAHGLLAQPATTVREVTGSEGNTVGVGSYSVSYTVGEAFIGTGATNSYVLNEGFHLPIFSLVAALDSVWPGDANYDGIADVYDILPMGIAYGSTGPVRANATTTWIPQPAINWTGQFSTGLNYKHADANGDGSVTMADTLPIHLNYGFSHNKTGEEVITGNNLQIDIEEDSLFTGDTMHVNILLGTSTEPIDSLYGLAFSIDFDTTLVDPATLKVAFDNSWVGTPGVDMISMWRAYGGGAILEMGLTRIDQTEQTGYGRIASMSIIMIDDLGGKRELIETFKMTVSRLEAQRADEFPLSLGVRGDSLVVGDTDTKINWLAEGFNWQAYPNPARNLLKVEMSRPAVGEWILSDVLGNQLLRKQGYLDRFVWDLEFLPQGLYFLHMKSNSGTDSKKILVRH, encoded by the coding sequence ATGAAAAAATTTATATCGACCGCCCTGCAGCACAGCCTGACTTTTATATATTTTCTTTCTTTCGCACACGGTCTGCTGGCACAACCCGCAACTACCGTAAGAGAAGTTACCGGCAGCGAAGGGAATACGGTTGGCGTCGGAAGTTATTCGGTGAGTTATACTGTAGGTGAAGCTTTTATTGGAACCGGGGCAACCAATTCTTATGTCCTCAATGAAGGATTCCATTTGCCCATATTCTCACTGGTAGCTGCCCTTGACAGCGTATGGCCGGGAGATGCCAACTACGACGGGATAGCGGATGTGTATGATATACTTCCCATGGGGATTGCGTACGGGAGTACCGGTCCAGTCCGGGCGAATGCCACGACGACATGGATTCCTCAACCCGCGATAAACTGGACTGGACAATTTTCCACAGGTCTGAACTACAAACACGCCGATGCTAATGGGGACGGGTCGGTAACGATGGCCGATACCCTTCCCATTCATCTTAATTACGGATTTTCCCATAACAAAACCGGCGAAGAAGTTATTACCGGCAACAATTTGCAGATAGATATTGAGGAGGACTCACTGTTTACGGGAGATACGATGCACGTCAATATTCTGCTGGGCACATCCACTGAACCCATAGACAGTCTGTACGGGCTTGCTTTCAGTATCGATTTTGATACCACACTTGTCGATCCTGCTACGCTAAAAGTTGCGTTTGACAATAGCTGGGTGGGGACGCCAGGAGTTGACATGATCAGCATGTGGCGGGCGTATGGCGGAGGTGCTATTTTGGAGATGGGACTTACGAGAATAGATCAGACCGAACAGACCGGTTATGGCAGGATTGCGAGTATGAGCATCATTATGATCGATGACCTTGGGGGAAAACGCGAACTGATTGAAACATTCAAAATGACAGTCTCGCGACTGGAAGCGCAGCGCGCAGATGAATTTCCGCTCAGTTTGGGAGTAAGAGGTGACTCATTGGTTGTAGGAGACACGGATACAAAAATCAACTGGCTTGCGGAGGGATTCAACTGGCAGGCTTATCCCAATCCGGCGCGAAATTTATTGAAAGTCGAAATGTCCCGTCCGGCAGTTGGAGAATGGATACTCAGCGATGTATTGGGTAACCAGTTGCTCAGAAAGCAGGGGTATTTGGATCGGTTTGTCTGGGACCTTGAATTTTTGCCACAGGGACTATATTTTTTGCATATGAAGAGCAACAGCGGGACGGATAGCAAGAAGATACTGGTCAGGCATTAG